One Oryzomonas sagensis genomic region harbors:
- the cydB gene encoding cytochrome d ubiquinol oxidase subunit II → MDISVFQSIWFVLWGVLWAVYFMLDGFVLGTGLLSGFLAKNDTEKRVLINAVGPVWDGNEVWLITAGGATFAAFPTTYALMFSNLYSALLLLLFSLIVRGVSFEFRGKLESAAWKGAWDAAIVVFSFLPALLFGVAFGNIFKGIPMKNDFAATSFSYDGTLLGLLNPYGLVTGVLFVLLFAVHGSLYAAIKTTGDLSKRAATLANKLWLPLLVVAVVFLGYTYPATKLYGNFLKAPVLLIIPVIAVVSLLLVKLFAAKGECYKAFTFSCLTIVFVVFTGVTGLFPNLIPSSIDPASNLTIFNSSSSLLTLQIMTVVALIFVPTVIAYKIWVYRIFRAPVSNEDVLGSPDAY, encoded by the coding sequence ATGGACATCTCCGTATTCCAGAGCATCTGGTTCGTACTGTGGGGAGTTTTGTGGGCGGTCTATTTCATGCTCGACGGCTTTGTGCTCGGCACCGGCCTCCTGTCGGGGTTCCTGGCCAAGAACGATACCGAGAAACGGGTCCTGATCAACGCGGTCGGCCCGGTGTGGGACGGCAACGAGGTCTGGCTGATCACGGCGGGCGGCGCCACCTTTGCGGCCTTCCCCACCACCTACGCCCTCATGTTCAGCAACCTGTACTCGGCCCTGCTGCTGCTCCTGTTCTCCCTGATCGTGCGCGGCGTCTCCTTCGAGTTCAGGGGCAAACTGGAAAGCGCCGCCTGGAAGGGAGCCTGGGACGCGGCCATCGTCGTTTTCAGCTTTCTCCCGGCCCTGCTGTTCGGGGTGGCCTTCGGCAACATCTTCAAGGGTATCCCCATGAAGAACGATTTCGCCGCAACCAGTTTCAGCTATGACGGGACCCTGCTCGGCCTGCTCAACCCCTACGGCCTGGTGACCGGCGTGCTGTTCGTCCTGCTCTTCGCCGTGCACGGCTCCCTCTACGCCGCCATCAAGACCACCGGCGACCTGAGCAAGCGGGCCGCCACCCTGGCCAACAAACTCTGGCTGCCGCTCCTGGTGGTTGCGGTCGTCTTCTTAGGCTACACCTATCCGGCCACCAAACTGTACGGCAACTTCCTCAAGGCACCGGTTCTCTTGATCATTCCGGTCATTGCCGTGGTCTCGCTCCTCCTGGTCAAACTCTTCGCCGCAAAAGGCGAATGCTACAAGGCCTTCACCTTCTCGTGCCTGACCATTGTCTTCGTGGTCTTTACCGGCGTGACCGGGCTGTTCCCCAACCTGATCCCCTCCAGCATCGACCCGGCCTCCAACCTGACCATCTTCAACTCTTCCTCCAGTCTGCTGACCCTGCAGATCATGACCGTGGTGGCGCTGATCTTCGTCCCGACCGTCATCGCCTACAAGATCTGGGTATACCGGATCTTCAGGGCACCCGTCAGCAACGAGGACGTATTGGGAAGCCCGGATGCGTACTAA
- a CDS encoding cytochrome ubiquinol oxidase subunit I: protein MDVLTLSQLQFAATGMFHWIFVPLTLGLSILTAWMETKYVTTGDEMWLRMTKFWGKLFLINFALGVVTGITMEFQFGMNWSEYSRYVGDIFGAPLAIEATFAFFLESVFIGVWIFGWNKISKKAHLTAIWLASVATNISALIILLANAWMQKPVGYVLRNNRAEMENFLTVLTNPYGWIKFTHTLLSGYALAAFLIMGVSAWHLLRNNENDFFKRSFRLAAVWAFVASLGVALTGDFHAVEIAKTQPTKFAAMESQWETKRGVGMNLLILPNASQECNSVEALCVPNGLSMLAFHDPNAEIKGLKDFPKELRPMVTPTFLSFRLMVGLGSFMILASLVAILLSRRQNLERQRWFLTLMVFAIPAPYLAEQFGWLVAELGRQPWIVYGVLKTADAVSKSVSATQVALSLLGFTVLYGLLGAIDIFLLIKYAKKGPDKNLSTIINVQGRA from the coding sequence ATGGACGTACTAACCCTCAGTCAGCTGCAGTTCGCGGCAACCGGCATGTTCCACTGGATTTTCGTCCCCCTGACGCTCGGCCTCTCGATCCTGACCGCCTGGATGGAGACCAAGTATGTGACCACCGGGGATGAAATGTGGCTCCGCATGACCAAGTTCTGGGGCAAACTGTTTTTGATCAACTTTGCCCTGGGCGTCGTGACCGGCATCACCATGGAGTTCCAGTTCGGCATGAACTGGTCCGAGTATTCCCGCTACGTGGGCGATATCTTTGGTGCACCGCTGGCCATTGAGGCGACCTTCGCCTTCTTCCTCGAATCGGTCTTCATCGGCGTCTGGATCTTCGGCTGGAACAAAATCTCCAAGAAGGCCCATCTGACCGCCATCTGGCTGGCCTCGGTCGCTACCAACATCTCCGCCCTGATCATCCTCCTGGCCAACGCCTGGATGCAGAAACCGGTCGGTTACGTGCTGCGCAACAACCGGGCCGAGATGGAGAACTTCCTGACGGTCCTCACCAACCCCTACGGCTGGATCAAATTCACCCACACCCTGCTCTCGGGTTATGCCCTGGCCGCGTTCCTCATTATGGGGGTTTCCGCCTGGCATCTGCTGCGCAACAACGAGAACGACTTTTTCAAACGTTCCTTCAGGCTGGCCGCGGTCTGGGCCTTTGTCGCCTCCCTCGGCGTCGCCCTGACCGGGGACTTCCACGCCGTGGAGATCGCCAAGACCCAACCGACCAAGTTCGCCGCCATGGAGTCCCAATGGGAAACCAAGCGGGGCGTCGGCATGAACCTCTTGATCCTGCCGAATGCCTCCCAGGAGTGCAACTCCGTGGAGGCACTCTGCGTGCCCAACGGCCTCAGCATGCTGGCCTTCCATGATCCGAACGCCGAAATCAAGGGGCTCAAGGATTTCCCCAAGGAACTCCGTCCCATGGTCACCCCCACCTTTCTCAGTTTCCGCCTGATGGTCGGCCTGGGCAGCTTCATGATCCTCGCCAGCCTGGTAGCCATCCTCCTGTCGCGCAGACAGAACCTGGAGCGGCAGCGCTGGTTCCTGACGCTCATGGTCTTCGCCATCCCGGCCCCCTACCTGGCTGAACAGTTCGGCTGGCTCGTCGCCGAACTGGGGCGCCAGCCCTGGATCGTCTACGGCGTGCTCAAGACCGCCGACGCGGTTTCCAAGTCCGTCTCCGCGACCCAGGTGGCCTTGTCCCTCTTGGGCTTCACCGTCCTGTACGGCCTGCTTGGCGCCATCGACATCTTTCTGCTGATCAAATACGCCAAAAAAGGGCCGGACAAGAATCTTTCCACTATCATCAACGTTCAAGGGAGGGCATAA
- a CDS encoding RrF2 family transcriptional regulator has translation MMELTRKGEYAIRGIVYLASRPTDQVCLLSDIAAAVDVPPTFLAKIFQQFSKIGLVKSYRGTGGGFILGRTADKITLLDVVEAVEGPIIPNRCVINGIDCDRSSSCNVHPVWMNVQSQVRGILDKVTLKELAEG, from the coding sequence ATGATGGAACTTACCCGCAAGGGTGAATATGCAATTCGCGGCATTGTCTATCTGGCATCCCGCCCTACCGATCAAGTCTGCCTGCTGAGCGACATCGCGGCGGCAGTTGACGTCCCCCCTACCTTTCTTGCCAAAATTTTCCAGCAATTCAGCAAAATCGGGCTGGTAAAATCATACCGCGGCACCGGCGGCGGTTTTATCCTCGGCCGCACGGCGGACAAGATCACCCTCCTGGACGTGGTCGAGGCCGTAGAGGGCCCGATCATTCCCAACAGGTGCGTCATCAACGGAATAGATTGCGATCGCAGCAGCAGTTGCAACGTGCACCCGGTATGGATGAACGTACAATCCCAGGTCCGGGGCATCCTTGACAAGGTCACGCTGAAAGAGCTGGCCGAAGGGTAG